From one Asterias amurensis chromosome 10, ASM3211899v1 genomic stretch:
- the LOC139942688 gene encoding uncharacterized protein, whose amino-acid sequence MEVVIVTVLMVLMVQTCHSANQQRFMKTLYLAENRAVLNKVIQWKTVSSPVICGRDCSMNPNCGSFNYYIRKRICVLNNASRAHSADDFVELPGSLYYDDNVNNPSFSAPIIESYSSCLKMYQAGYRDNGIYTIYHTSLTHGLQVYCDMETDGGGWTVFQRRQDGSVDFYRNWADYQSGFGDLQKEFWLGNAIMRDLTGSGHWQLREDMEDWQSRIAWASYGEFNVTGDKYTLQVGSYDNRSTAGDSLTDHNGRSFTTKDQDNDEHSNNCAKKGNGAWWFTGCLTSHLNGQYYQDGDLLKFQGIQWKSWKGTEYSLKKCSMKLRQVYCDMETDGGGWIVFQRRHDGSVDFYRNWTEYQSGFGDLHNEFWLGNNILRDLTGSGQWELRVEMEDWESITSWASYGEFAVTGDNYTLHVGSYDAQSTAGDLMA is encoded by the exons ATGGAGGTCGTCATCGTAACCGTGTTAATGGTTTTGATGGTACAAACCTGCCATAGTGCAAACCAACAACGGTTCATGAAAACGTTATACTTGGCTGAAAATCGAGCTGTATTGAATAAAGTCATTCAGTGGAAGACGGTGTCATCTCCAGTGATatgtgggcgagactgctccATGAACCCAAACTGTGGCTCATTCAACTATTACATCAGGAAACGTATTTGTGTGTTGAATAATGCCAGCAGAGCTCACAGCGCAGACGACTTCGTTGAGTTGCCAGGAAGTTTGTACTATGATGACAATGTGAACAACCCTTCGTTTTCAGCACCTATCATTGAAAGTTACAGCAGTTGTCTAAAGATGTATCAAGCTGGTTACCGTGACAATGGCATATACACAATATACCATACAAGTCTAACTCATGGTTTACAAgtttactgtgatatggagacagatggaggaggctggacCGTGTTCCAGAGGCGACAAGATGGCTCTGTTGACTTTTACCGCAACTGGGCTGATTACCAATCTGGGTTCGGTGATCTGCAAAAAgagttctggttggggaatgCTATCATGCGTGACCTTACTGGATCGGGTCATTGGCAGCTCAGGGAAGATATGGAAGATTGGCAGTCCAGGATCGCTTGGgcttcttatggtgagtttAATGTTACAGGTGACAAGTACACTCTCCAGGTTGGTTCTTACGACAATCGGAGTACAGCTGGTGATTCATTGACTGATCATAATGGACGATCCTTCACAACAAAGGACCAGGACAACGATGAACATTCAAACAATTGTGCCAAAAAAGGGAATGGTGCTTGGTGGTTTACAGGCTGCCTCACGTCTCACCTCAACGGTCAGTACTACCAGGATGGAGATTTGCTAAAATTCCAAGGAATACAATGGAAAAGCTGGAAAGGGACCGAATACTCCCTcaagaaatgcagcatgaaacTTCGGCAA GTTTACTGCgacatggagacagatggaggaggctggatcgtgttccagaggCGACACGATGGCTCTGTTGACTTTTACCGTAACTGGACTGAATACCAATCTGGGTTTGGTGATCTGCATaatgagttctggttggggaatAACATCTTGCGTGACCTTACTGGGTCAGGTCAATGGGAGCTCAGAGTAGAAATGGAAGATTGGGAGTCCATAACATCTTGGgcttcttatggtgagtttgctGTTACAGGCGACAACTACACTCTTCATGTTGGTTCATATGATGCTCAGAGTACAGCAGGTGATTTAATGGCATAA
- the LOC139943377 gene encoding uncharacterized protein — translation MYNSGVIFVFAHRVVNKIICSDASSTGAGVIICNEVHTAHKLWTNTESVQSSTWRELEAIRFALLSFLPSIHASKLKLLTDSQCAAKIIESGSMKPNLNNLVVDIFNICLNNSIRIDVEWIPRAKNDQADFVSRILDTDDWSLSEKFFSLINARWGPFTIDCFAISYNAKLPRFYSRFWNLGSSGVDAFAQNWHGENALLVPPVAVVASTLKHMHLCKCKGVIIFPWWPSQPFWPLLWSQYRTWVKDLITEVGYLALKHGRNHNSLLGSNDFKGCVAAAYLDFVQI, via the exons atgtacaattCTGGCGTGAT ttttgttttcGCTCACCGAGTTGTTAACAAGATAATTTGCTCAGACGCCAGCTCCACCGGTGCGGGTGTTATAATCTGTAACGAGGTTCACACAGCCCACAAATTGTGGACTAACACAGAATCAGTCCAAAGTTCCACTTGGCGCGAGCTCGAGGCGATTCGCTTTGCGCTCTTGTCTTTCCTACCTTCGATTCATGCCTCTAAGTTGAAGTTGCTTACCGACAGTCAGTGTGCAGCAAAAATTATCGAGTCCGGGAGTATGAAACCAAACCTGAACAATCTGGTTGTTGatattttcaatatttgtcTGAACAACTCTATTCGCATTGATGTTGAGTGGATACCCAGGGCTAAAAATGACCAAGCTGATTTTGTCAGTAGGATTCTCGACACGGACGATTGGTCCCTTTCAGAAAAGTTTTTCTCTCTTATCAATGCTCGCTGGGGTCCATTCACAATTGACTGCTTCGCTATTTCTTATAATGCTAAACTGCCCCGATTTTATTCTCGTTTTTGGAACCTAGGTTCTTCGGGTGTAGACGCCTTTGCCCAGAACTGGCACGGTGAGAATGCATTGTTGGTTCCTCCTGTAGCCGTAGTGGCATCCACACTTAAACACATGCATCTTTGCAAATGTAAAGGCGTAATAATTTTCCCCTGGTGGCCTTCGCAACCCTTCTGGCCTTTACTATGGTCCCAATACCGTACCTGGGTCAAGGACCTAATTACTGAAGTTGGTTATCTCGCGCTTAAACATGGCAGAAATCACAACTCCCTGCTTGGTTCAAATGATTTCAAGGGCTGCGTTGCAGCCGCATATCTAGACTTTGTTCAAATTTAA